In a single window of the Tellurirhabdus bombi genome:
- a CDS encoding rhamnogalacturonan lyase family protein, with amino-acid sequence MKRQLLFALFLGLLCVTSRLHAQRKMEMLGRGVVAVRTSPDQVYVGWRLLATDPANVAFNVYRGATKLNATPITQSTNYTDQTVVEGQYSVRPVVNGVEQAGSALAKAWATNILRIPLKVPAPGPNYTYSPNDASVGDLDGDGEYEIILKWDPSNAQDNSLAGVTGNVYLDAYRLDGTFLWRIDLGRNIRAGAHYTQFMVYDLDSDGKAEIACKTADGTIDGKGKVIGNADADYRNASGYILAGPEYLTVFNGQTGAEITTVGYLPQRHPTAGDNPTPNQIREVWGDNYGNRMDRFLACIAYLDGVHPSLVMTRGYYTGQSGIRGRTYLAAWDFKNGQLAHRWSFDTYQNPANDAYNGQGNHNLSVGDVDGDGKDEIIYGACAIDDNGQGLYTTGLGHGDALHMSDMDPDRPGLEVYQPHETPSLYGPNAFDLRDARTGQLIFGGPGPNSGDNGRGMAADIDPRHKGYEVWSSRGGLYTIKGEQISTSKPSINFGLWWDGDLSRELLDGTSIDKWNYNTSRSERLVTGTTFGAERNNTTKANPCLSADLFGDWREEVIWRNANNSELIITTTTIPTAENTPRIYSLMQDPQYRLSVAWQNVAYNQPPHPGFYLGTDMAAPPVRNAETITRPLQLEPPTYDCATGKIIFRYSGGNGTLVEFLGDGMRSFTSEAEYYIAPGSTKTYGLVLRQKVGNRYVTYKGQIQIPACNQNARVASSKAELSAGLTAVVYPNPVSEEFSVTIGGVQGQAVRMQLTDINGLPIVVKTIEAKTNQHTEQVKLGQRPSGIYLLRVSTAKEVKTLKLIKP; translated from the coding sequence ATGAAAAGACAACTCCTTTTTGCTTTATTTCTGGGATTACTCTGCGTGACAAGCCGTTTGCACGCACAACGAAAAATGGAAATGCTGGGCCGGGGCGTTGTGGCTGTCCGAACTAGTCCTGACCAAGTTTATGTTGGCTGGCGGCTGTTGGCCACCGATCCCGCTAATGTTGCCTTCAACGTATACCGGGGTGCGACCAAACTCAATGCAACTCCCATTACGCAGTCTACGAATTATACCGATCAGACGGTTGTCGAAGGGCAATACAGCGTTCGGCCCGTTGTCAACGGAGTCGAACAGGCTGGGTCCGCACTAGCGAAAGCCTGGGCAACAAATATTCTCCGGATTCCGCTTAAAGTTCCTGCGCCGGGCCCTAATTATACCTATAGCCCTAATGATGCCTCGGTTGGTGACCTGGATGGCGACGGTGAATACGAAATCATTCTAAAATGGGACCCTTCTAACGCACAGGATAATTCGCTGGCGGGGGTGACGGGTAATGTGTACCTAGATGCCTACCGGCTGGATGGTACGTTTCTGTGGCGCATTGACCTGGGACGGAACATCCGCGCGGGGGCGCACTACACCCAATTTATGGTGTATGACCTGGACAGCGATGGAAAAGCCGAAATTGCCTGCAAAACCGCCGACGGTACCATTGATGGCAAAGGAAAAGTAATTGGAAACGCTGACGCCGACTACCGGAATGCCAGTGGATATATTTTAGCGGGGCCGGAATACCTGACGGTGTTTAATGGCCAGACCGGCGCCGAAATTACCACCGTGGGGTATCTGCCGCAGCGCCACCCAACGGCGGGCGACAATCCAACACCTAACCAGATTCGGGAAGTGTGGGGCGACAACTATGGCAACCGCATGGACCGTTTTCTAGCCTGTATTGCGTATCTGGATGGGGTTCATCCCAGTCTGGTTATGACCCGTGGTTACTATACGGGCCAAAGCGGTATTCGGGGACGTACGTACCTGGCGGCCTGGGATTTTAAGAATGGTCAGTTGGCGCATCGCTGGTCGTTTGATACCTACCAGAATCCGGCAAATGACGCCTACAATGGCCAGGGAAATCACAACTTGTCGGTTGGTGACGTGGACGGCGACGGGAAGGATGAAATTATTTATGGTGCCTGCGCTATTGATGACAATGGTCAGGGATTATACACAACAGGCCTCGGCCACGGCGATGCGCTGCATATGTCGGACATGGACCCGGATCGTCCGGGCTTGGAGGTCTACCAGCCGCACGAAACCCCGAGCCTTTACGGACCAAATGCCTTTGACTTGCGGGATGCGCGCACGGGACAACTTATTTTTGGCGGGCCCGGACCGAACAGTGGCGATAATGGCCGAGGCATGGCAGCCGATATCGATCCGCGTCATAAAGGCTACGAAGTATGGTCGTCCAGAGGAGGGCTGTATACCATAAAAGGCGAACAGATCAGTACCTCAAAACCATCCATCAATTTTGGCCTTTGGTGGGATGGCGACCTGAGCCGTGAACTCCTCGACGGAACGTCCATCGACAAATGGAACTACAACACCAGCCGATCCGAACGCCTCGTGACGGGCACCACTTTTGGGGCCGAGCGGAATAATACCACCAAAGCCAATCCCTGCCTGAGTGCCGATTTGTTTGGCGACTGGAGGGAAGAAGTGATCTGGCGGAATGCGAACAATTCAGAGCTTATTATTACGACCACGACGATTCCAACGGCTGAAAATACCCCGCGCATTTATTCATTAATGCAGGATCCACAGTATCGCCTGAGCGTGGCGTGGCAGAATGTGGCCTACAATCAACCGCCGCATCCAGGTTTTTATCTGGGTACCGATATGGCTGCTCCACCGGTCCGCAATGCCGAAACGATAACTCGTCCGTTGCAGCTCGAACCACCAACCTACGATTGCGCGACGGGAAAAATCATTTTCCGGTACAGCGGTGGGAACGGAACCCTGGTGGAATTTCTGGGCGACGGCATGCGGAGCTTTACGTCAGAAGCTGAATACTACATTGCGCCCGGAAGCACTAAGACCTATGGACTGGTGCTGCGCCAAAAAGTAGGGAATCGCTACGTTACTTACAAAGGACAAATCCAGATTCCGGCTTGTAACCAAAATGCGCGGGTAGCCAGCTCCAAGGCGGAACTGTCGGCTGGGCTGACGGCGGTGGTTTATCCAAACCCGGTTAGTGAAGAATTTAGCGTAACCATTGGTGGTGTGCAGGGCCAGGCTGTCCGAATGCAGTTAACCGATATCAATGGCTTACCGATTGTGGTTAAGACAATCGAAGCAAAGACAAATCAGCACACGGAGCAGGTGAAACTAGGCCAGCGTCCGTCAGGAATTTATCTCTTGCGGGTAAGTACAGCCAAAGAAGTGAAAACGCTGAAGCTGATTAAGCCCTAG
- a CDS encoding SusC/RagA family TonB-linked outer membrane protein yields MVNFLRTAGTALLSAFVVHTQAVSQNQSLLALGTARPQTSLRVSAQEITVTGTVKGDNGEALPGVSIVLKGTTTGTTSDVNGRYRISIPDGNGTLVFSFIGYTTQELPVNNRSALDVQLETDTKSLNEVVVVGYGAVKRSDVTGSLASVSSKQIEQVPVQSLSQALQGRAAGVDVATSSFRPGDNPTIRIRGNRSLQASNDPLYVVDGIPAGPGTSIADFNPLDVESVEVLKDASAAAIYGSRGANGVILVTTKRGKAGSVNFNYDGYVGFEGPLTKLENFNASELAEVRREGYRAVNAYSTLYPNPVDDRTLFGADPFGLQSIDMGYEWDNYAQRIPKYRPTTAEEKALYGVDQVPIYNAANVRNTDWADIALRTGITQSHQLSVSGGSEKLRALFSGGYFSQKGIQESQDFNRYNARLNLDYKINNYVSVGASTNLTYSVQNLGVDMYSKALGQLPFAIPYDTTGNYIFLPGGDIGIINPILDPGLVTSERRATRFFGSFYLEAQPIKGLRYRLNFGPDLRSNRTGNFQAGRSSFRQGGTSYARYQQEQRLAYTLENLLYYDKSFGAKHSIGLTLLHSISSNRYEGSDITVSNLPYDSQKFYNVGSTYNANPDGYSTGYSLTKLMSWMGRVNYTLLNKYLFTATARYDGASVLAEGNKWDLFPSFAFAWKLQEESFLKNISAINELKVRVGYGSTGNSAINAYQTGGFLNRTAYIWGDTPAYGYAPATDGLPNPNLKWERTNSINAGIDFGILNNRISGSIDAYQANTRDLIMSRQIPTASGFSSILTNIGATRNSGIELTLSTVNIERPGGFQWKTDWVFMTNKEQIVELSSGKNDLVGNRWFIGQPINVFYDYQFDGIFQNNEADQALIALYKAKAPNSTFAPGKIKVRDMNGDSLINLNDMTILGSTVPKWSGSLTNTFSYKGFEFSFLVFARIGQLMQSNAYRPGLSGRYPFMKVNYWTPTNPSNEFPRPNKNFDIQEFATSMTYPSTSFVRVRSISLSYSVPRDILGRYRINNMNVYVNAVNPFLFTNFKALDPEGGDLSTRSIVLGLRFGF; encoded by the coding sequence GTGGTCAACTTTCTACGAACGGCAGGGACTGCCTTGCTGAGTGCTTTTGTTGTGCACACTCAGGCGGTTAGTCAGAATCAGAGCCTATTAGCGCTGGGGACAGCGCGTCCGCAGACGAGCCTTCGGGTGTCAGCACAAGAAATAACAGTTACCGGAACCGTAAAAGGCGACAATGGCGAAGCCCTCCCCGGGGTAAGTATCGTCTTGAAAGGCACAACAACCGGTACGACAAGCGACGTCAACGGACGTTATCGAATCAGTATTCCAGACGGGAATGGAACGCTGGTTTTTTCGTTCATCGGTTATACAACGCAGGAATTACCGGTTAATAACCGTTCGGCATTGGATGTGCAACTAGAAACCGATACCAAATCGCTGAACGAAGTTGTGGTGGTTGGATATGGTGCCGTCAAAAGAAGCGATGTAACGGGTTCATTGGCTTCAGTAAGTTCAAAGCAAATAGAACAGGTGCCGGTGCAGAGCTTGAGCCAGGCACTACAGGGCCGCGCCGCTGGGGTCGATGTAGCGACCAGCAGCTTCCGGCCGGGTGACAACCCAACCATTCGGATTCGCGGAAACCGGTCTTTGCAGGCATCCAACGATCCTCTGTATGTAGTCGATGGAATTCCAGCCGGTCCGGGAACGAGCATTGCCGATTTCAACCCACTCGATGTTGAATCGGTTGAGGTGCTGAAAGATGCCTCGGCAGCGGCTATCTATGGTTCACGGGGTGCCAACGGCGTTATTCTGGTAACAACCAAACGCGGTAAAGCGGGCTCCGTTAATTTTAACTACGACGGATACGTTGGTTTTGAAGGACCACTAACCAAACTCGAAAACTTTAACGCGTCGGAACTGGCCGAGGTGCGTCGGGAAGGGTACCGGGCCGTTAATGCCTACAGTACGCTCTATCCCAACCCCGTTGACGATAGAACGCTTTTCGGTGCTGATCCTTTTGGACTTCAGTCAATTGATATGGGCTACGAGTGGGATAATTATGCCCAGCGTATTCCTAAATACCGCCCTACAACGGCTGAGGAGAAAGCTCTGTACGGCGTCGATCAAGTTCCGATCTACAACGCTGCCAACGTGCGCAATACTGATTGGGCTGACATTGCGCTTCGCACCGGCATTACGCAAAGCCACCAGCTGAGCGTTAGCGGTGGAAGCGAAAAACTACGGGCTTTGTTTTCGGGAGGTTATTTCTCTCAAAAAGGGATTCAGGAAAGTCAGGATTTCAACCGGTACAATGCCCGCCTGAACCTGGATTACAAAATCAACAATTACGTTAGCGTGGGCGCTTCTACTAACCTGACTTATTCCGTACAGAATCTGGGAGTTGATATGTATTCCAAGGCGCTGGGGCAGTTACCTTTCGCCATTCCTTATGACACAACGGGTAACTATATTTTCTTGCCCGGTGGAGATATTGGTATCATTAACCCGATTCTGGACCCCGGTCTGGTTACCAGCGAAAGACGCGCCACTCGTTTCTTCGGAAGTTTTTACCTGGAAGCACAACCCATCAAAGGCCTACGGTATCGCCTGAATTTTGGTCCTGACTTGCGTAGCAACCGAACTGGAAATTTCCAGGCAGGTCGCTCATCCTTCCGCCAGGGTGGTACGTCGTATGCGCGGTACCAGCAGGAACAACGCCTTGCTTACACGCTTGAAAACCTGCTTTATTACGACAAAAGTTTTGGGGCTAAGCACAGCATTGGCTTGACCTTGCTGCACAGCATTTCCAGCAACCGCTACGAAGGATCGGATATTACGGTTTCCAACTTACCGTACGACAGCCAGAAATTCTACAACGTTGGATCAACGTATAATGCCAACCCGGACGGATACAGCACGGGTTATTCGCTCACCAAACTGATGTCGTGGATGGGACGGGTTAATTATACCCTCCTGAACAAATACCTGTTCACGGCAACAGCTCGCTACGATGGAGCTTCCGTACTGGCTGAAGGCAACAAATGGGATTTGTTTCCCTCGTTTGCTTTTGCCTGGAAATTGCAGGAGGAAAGCTTCCTGAAAAACATCAGTGCCATCAATGAATTGAAAGTGCGGGTAGGCTACGGATCGACTGGTAACTCGGCGATTAACGCCTACCAAACGGGTGGCTTCCTGAACCGGACCGCTTACATCTGGGGCGACACACCGGCCTATGGATATGCCCCCGCTACGGACGGCCTTCCAAATCCTAATCTGAAATGGGAACGCACCAACAGCATTAACGCCGGGATTGATTTTGGAATACTCAATAATCGCATTTCCGGTAGCATCGATGCGTACCAGGCCAATACCCGCGACCTGATCATGTCGCGCCAAATCCCGACGGCTTCTGGTTTTAGCTCAATCCTGACCAACATTGGAGCGACGCGAAACAGCGGTATCGAGCTAACGCTTTCGACCGTGAATATTGAGCGGCCCGGTGGCTTCCAGTGGAAAACAGACTGGGTATTCATGACCAACAAAGAACAAATCGTGGAATTGTCGAGCGGCAAGAATGACCTGGTGGGGAACCGCTGGTTTATCGGTCAGCCTATCAATGTGTTCTACGATTACCAGTTTGATGGCATCTTCCAGAATAACGAAGCGGATCAGGCGTTGATCGCCCTGTACAAGGCGAAAGCCCCTAACTCCACGTTTGCACCCGGCAAAATCAAGGTTCGGGACATGAATGGAGACTCGCTGATTAACCTGAACGACATGACAATTCTGGGCTCTACGGTGCCTAAATGGTCAGGGAGCTTAACGAACACTTTCTCTTACAAAGGCTTCGAATTTTCATTCCTGGTATTTGCCCGGATCGGCCAGCTTATGCAAAGCAATGCCTATCGCCCCGGACTTTCTGGTCGTTATCCATTCATGAAGGTCAATTACTGGACCCCGACGAACCCGAGCAACGAATTCCCACGTCCCAACAAAAACTTTGACATCCAGGAATTTGCCACGTCGATGACGTATCCAAGTACTTCGTTTGTCCGGGTACGTAGCATTTCACTGAGCTACAGCGTTCCACGCGACATCCTGGGCCGGTACCGAATCAACAACATGAATGTATACGTTAACGCGGTCAATCCATTCCTGTTCACCAACTTCAAGGCGCTTGATCCTGAAGGCGGTGACCTCAGTACACGGAGTATTGTTTTGGGCTTACGCTTTGGCTTCTAA
- a CDS encoding RagB/SusD family nutrient uptake outer membrane protein codes for MKKIITTLAILTGLCTTSCKDYLEEELVSTLTYQYYDTEQGVEDLLKACYETSRHKFGYEHGYALFNFGVDEFVQGDQLNFNYFNVYDNRLNASEGYFHDVWSANYEGINRCNIAIQRVPVVTPVRTLVTAAARNQRLGEAHFLRAYYYFMLVQQFGAIPLVTAPSEGVQLEFTRASVPDVYNQIIADLRFAVANLPATQGEFGRATRGAAQHILADVYLTRGSAVTDVRGQKSTDIDSAAFYADAVINSNVYALENDFGTLWDYRNIAAGNVTNAIAAAERSKEIIFSTQFNTNLTLAGRFGNQMHMYFLMSYDLNEPGLTRDIVNGRPFRRLRPSDYAMDIYDRKNDSRFYKSMKVSYLANNAASIPKWTATDAPSPNLVGQAKFALGDTALHVIVNSRETTLTERDLTRNRYKTYARYYRRANGTLVDGFVAAGGGKFPSLLKYIDPNRTTVAQQQGTRDGIIARLGETYLIAAEAYGRKGDYGKALTYINKLRERAAYKAGETKAPQFWQTEGGSRNDVSSTYEAVRVTEAKFNTNDPAEMYPASATSAAQRFIHFILNERTRELMGELHRWEDLARTETLVERTKLFNKEAVNIQPFHKLRPIPQAHLERIFTQGRPLTSTERQAQQNPGY; via the coding sequence ATGAAAAAGATAATCACAACACTGGCGATTCTGACAGGTCTGTGCACTACCTCCTGCAAAGATTACCTGGAAGAAGAATTGGTATCGACGCTTACCTATCAATACTACGACACGGAACAGGGTGTGGAGGATTTGTTGAAAGCCTGTTACGAAACAAGTCGTCATAAGTTTGGCTACGAGCACGGCTACGCCCTGTTTAATTTCGGCGTGGATGAATTTGTGCAGGGCGATCAGTTGAATTTCAACTATTTCAACGTTTATGACAACCGCCTGAATGCTTCGGAAGGGTATTTCCACGATGTCTGGTCGGCTAATTACGAAGGAATCAACCGTTGTAATATTGCTATTCAGCGCGTTCCTGTCGTAACTCCTGTTCGAACACTGGTGACCGCCGCCGCCCGCAACCAGCGGCTCGGCGAAGCGCATTTTCTCAGAGCGTATTATTATTTTATGTTGGTGCAGCAATTTGGCGCTATTCCGCTGGTAACCGCTCCTTCTGAAGGGGTGCAGCTGGAATTTACCCGGGCTTCAGTACCAGACGTATACAACCAGATTATCGCAGACCTGCGCTTTGCCGTGGCTAATTTGCCCGCTACGCAGGGAGAATTTGGCCGGGCTACCCGGGGCGCTGCGCAGCATATTCTGGCAGACGTATACCTGACTCGCGGTAGTGCGGTTACGGACGTGCGTGGGCAGAAATCGACCGACATTGACAGTGCGGCATTCTACGCCGATGCAGTCATTAATTCAAACGTTTATGCCTTGGAAAACGATTTCGGTACGCTATGGGACTACCGAAACATCGCTGCCGGGAACGTAACCAACGCCATCGCTGCGGCAGAACGGAGCAAGGAAATCATCTTCTCAACTCAGTTCAACACCAACCTGACGTTGGCGGGCCGTTTTGGTAATCAGATGCACATGTACTTCCTCATGTCGTATGATTTGAACGAGCCGGGCCTCACGCGGGATATTGTCAATGGCCGTCCGTTCCGTCGTTTGCGTCCGTCGGATTATGCCATGGATATTTATGACCGTAAAAATGATTCCCGTTTTTACAAGAGCATGAAAGTGTCTTATCTGGCGAATAACGCGGCCAGCATTCCGAAATGGACCGCCACTGATGCACCAAGCCCGAACTTAGTAGGTCAAGCCAAATTTGCGTTGGGCGATACGGCACTACACGTCATTGTAAATTCGCGAGAAACGACACTGACCGAGAGAGATCTGACTAGAAACCGGTACAAAACCTACGCTCGCTACTACCGCAGAGCTAATGGTACATTGGTTGATGGTTTCGTCGCAGCGGGCGGTGGAAAATTCCCAAGTTTGCTGAAGTACATCGATCCGAACCGGACGACAGTGGCGCAGCAGCAGGGAACCCGCGATGGCATCATTGCTCGGTTGGGAGAAACTTACCTGATCGCTGCCGAAGCGTATGGCCGGAAAGGGGATTACGGCAAGGCTTTGACATACATCAATAAACTCCGCGAAAGAGCTGCTTATAAAGCGGGTGAAACGAAAGCCCCCCAGTTCTGGCAAACAGAAGGAGGCAGTAGAAATGATGTAAGCAGCACCTACGAAGCTGTTCGGGTGACGGAAGCAAAATTCAACACGAACGATCCGGCGGAGATGTATCCGGCATCGGCTACCAGCGCGGCCCAACGCTTCATCCATTTTATTCTCAACGAGCGCACGCGTGAATTGATGGGTGAACTTCACCGCTGGGAAGACCTGGCACGGACTGAAACACTTGTAGAACGTACTAAGCTTTTCAACAAGGAGGCCGTCAACATTCAGCCTTTCCACAAGCTGCGTCCGATCCCGCAAGCGCACCTGGAGCGTATCTTTACCCAGGGACGCCCGCTGACTTCTACAGAACGGCAGGCCCAGCAGAATCCGGGTTATTAA
- a CDS encoding RNA polymerase sigma factor yields the protein MTDEELLQKYRDPSSRNYAFNLLVRKYQQKIYWHIRKMVIDHDDANDLTQETFIKVWNSLENFRGDSQLYTWIYRIATNECLNFLNKKRRRFFLPIGDVEGELMEKLETDPGVVGGDEVQLKLQKALLKLPEKQRLVFNMKYFDDMKYEEISEITGTSVGALKASYHLAVKKIEEYLTKD from the coding sequence ATGACTGACGAGGAACTCCTGCAAAAATACCGTGATCCATCAAGTCGGAATTATGCCTTTAACCTACTGGTTCGAAAGTACCAACAGAAAATATACTGGCATATCCGAAAAATGGTAATCGATCACGACGATGCTAATGATCTGACGCAGGAGACATTTATTAAAGTCTGGAATAGCCTCGAAAACTTTCGGGGAGATTCTCAGCTCTATACGTGGATTTACCGAATTGCGACCAATGAATGCCTTAACTTCCTGAATAAGAAGCGCCGCCGCTTCTTCCTGCCCATCGGTGACGTCGAAGGCGAACTGATGGAAAAGCTGGAAACCGACCCGGGCGTCGTTGGTGGAGATGAAGTCCAGTTAAAGTTACAGAAGGCTCTTTTGAAGTTACCGGAAAAACAACGACTTGTTTTCAACATGAAATATTTCGATGATATGAAGTATGAAGAAATTTCCGAAATTACCGGTACGTCTGTGGGCGCCCTGAAGGCGTCCTATCATTTGGCAGTTAAAAAAATTGAAGAATATCTGACAAAGGATTAA